In Pseudomonas sp. R76, one genomic interval encodes:
- a CDS encoding 2-hydroxychromene-2-carboxylate isomerase codes for MSKTLEFFFDLGSPATYLAYTQLPALCAETGTQLVYQPMLLGGVFKATGNASPITVPAKGRYMFNDLARYAQRYNVTLRFNPHFPINTLVLMRAVTGIQLHQPERFQAFIDCLFRALWVEGRHLGDPAVVATVLTEAGFNPEDVLALANDESVKAALKANTEQAVQRGVFGAPSMFVGDQLFFGQDRLEFVREALS; via the coding sequence ATGAGTAAAACCCTGGAATTCTTCTTCGACCTCGGCAGCCCTGCCACTTACCTGGCCTACACCCAACTCCCCGCCCTGTGCGCCGAAACCGGCACGCAACTGGTGTATCAACCCATGCTGCTCGGCGGTGTGTTCAAGGCCACCGGCAACGCCTCGCCGATCACCGTCCCCGCCAAGGGCCGCTACATGTTTAATGACTTGGCGCGCTACGCCCAGCGCTACAACGTGACGCTCAGGTTCAACCCGCACTTCCCCATCAACACCCTGGTGCTGATGCGCGCAGTCACCGGCATACAACTACACCAGCCCGAACGCTTCCAAGCCTTCATCGACTGCCTGTTCCGTGCCCTCTGGGTCGAAGGCCGCCACTTGGGCGACCCCGCTGTCGTAGCCACGGTGTTGACCGAAGCCGGTTTCAACCCCGAGGACGTGCTGGCCCTGGCCAATGACGAAAGCGTGAAAGCCGCCCTCAAAGCCAACACCGAGCAGGCCGTTCAGCGCGGCGTGTTCGGTGCGCCCAGTATGTTTGTAGGAGACCAGCTGTTCTTCGGTCAGGACCGTCTGGAATTTGTGCGCGAAGCCCTCAGCTAG
- a CDS encoding aminopeptidase P family protein: MSTQPLTHGTVPQRLAHTRELMSREGIHALLVPSADPHLSEYLPGYWQGRQWLSGFHGSVGTLIVTADFAGVWADSRYWEQATKELKGSGIELVKLQPGQPGPLEWLAEQTPEGAVVAVDGAVMAVASARTLGGKLAERGARLRTDIDLLNEVWQDRPTLPNQPIYQHLPPQATVSRGEKLAALRASLKEKGADWHFIATLDDIAWLFNLRGGDVSFNPVFVSFALINQQQATLFMALSKVDAELRAVLEQDGVTLRDYSEVANALRAVPSGASLQVDPARVTAGLLENLDAGVKLIEGLNPTTLAKSRKSLADVEHIRQAMEQDGAALCEFFAWLDSALGRERITELTIDEHLTAARTRRPGYVSLSFNTIAAFNANGAMPHYHATEEEHALIEGDGLLLIDSGGQYLGGTTDITRMVPIGTPSEEQKRDCTRVLKGVIALSRAHFPKGILSPLLDSIARAPIWAEGVDYGHGTGHGVGYFLNVHEGPQVIAYQAATAPQTAMQPGMITSIEPGTYRPGRWGVRIENLVLNREAGKTEFGEFLKFETLTLCPIDTRCLEPSLLTADEREWFNAYHAEVRERLSPLLSGAALEWLQVRTAAI, translated from the coding sequence ATGAGTACGCAGCCTTTGACCCATGGAACGGTTCCCCAGCGCCTGGCGCATACCCGTGAACTGATGAGCCGCGAGGGCATTCACGCCCTGCTGGTGCCGTCGGCCGACCCGCACTTGTCCGAGTACTTGCCGGGTTACTGGCAGGGGCGGCAATGGCTGTCGGGGTTTCATGGCTCGGTGGGCACGCTGATTGTCACCGCGGATTTCGCCGGTGTGTGGGCGGACAGCCGTTACTGGGAACAGGCGACCAAGGAACTCAAGGGCAGCGGCATTGAGCTGGTGAAGTTGCAGCCCGGCCAACCCGGCCCGTTGGAATGGCTGGCCGAGCAAACCCCGGAAGGCGCGGTGGTGGCGGTGGACGGCGCGGTCATGGCCGTGGCTTCGGCGCGTACCTTGGGCGGCAAGCTGGCGGAGCGCGGCGCGCGTTTGCGTACGGATATCGACCTGCTCAATGAAGTCTGGCAAGACCGCCCGACCTTGCCGAACCAGCCGATCTATCAACACCTGCCACCCCAGGCCACCGTCAGCCGTGGCGAAAAACTCGCCGCCTTGCGCGCCAGCTTGAAAGAGAAGGGCGCCGACTGGCACTTCATCGCCACTCTGGATGACATCGCCTGGTTGTTTAACCTGCGTGGCGGTGACGTGTCGTTCAACCCGGTGTTTGTGTCGTTTGCCTTGATCAATCAGCAGCAAGCCACGTTGTTTATGGCGCTGAGCAAAGTCGATGCCGAGCTGCGTGCGGTGCTGGAGCAGGATGGCGTTACCCTGCGCGACTACAGCGAAGTGGCGAATGCGCTGCGTGCCGTGCCGTCCGGCGCGAGCCTGCAAGTCGACCCGGCGCGGGTGACCGCCGGCCTGCTGGAAAACCTCGATGCCGGCGTCAAGCTCATCGAAGGGCTGAACCCGACCACGCTGGCCAAATCGCGCAAGAGCCTGGCGGACGTCGAGCATATCCGCCAAGCCATGGAGCAGGACGGCGCGGCGCTGTGCGAATTCTTCGCCTGGCTGGACAGTGCGCTGGGGCGTGAACGCATCACCGAGTTGACCATCGATGAACACCTGACAGCCGCCCGTACCCGTCGCCCCGGTTATGTGTCGCTGAGTTTCAACACCATCGCCGCCTTTAACGCCAACGGCGCGATGCCGCATTACCACGCCACCGAGGAAGAACACGCGCTGATCGAAGGCGACGGTCTGCTGCTGATCGACTCGGGCGGCCAGTACCTGGGCGGCACCACGGACATCACGCGGATGGTGCCGATCGGTACGCCGAGTGAAGAGCAGAAGCGCGACTGCACACGCGTGCTCAAGGGTGTGATTGCCTTGTCGCGTGCGCATTTCCCGAAGGGCATTCTGTCGCCGCTGCTGGATTCGATTGCGCGCGCGCCGATCTGGGCCGAAGGCGTGGACTACGGCCACGGCACAGGTCACGGCGTAGGCTATTTCCTGAATGTGCATGAAGGCCCGCAGGTGATTGCCTATCAGGCTGCCACTGCACCGCAAACGGCGATGCAGCCAGGCATGATCACTTCGATTGAGCCGGGCACTTACCGCCCAGGCCGTTGGGGCGTGCGCATTGAAAACCTGGTGTTGAACCGTGAAGCGGGCAAGACCGAGTTTGGCGAATTCCTCAAGTTCGAAACCCTGACCTTGTGCCCGATCGACACCCGCTGCCTGGAGCCGTCGCTGCTGACGGCGGATGAGCGCGAGTGGTTCAACGCCTATCACGCCGAAGTGCGCGAGCGCCTCAGCCCGTTGCTCAGCGGGGCGGCGCTGGAATGGTTGCAGGTGCGCACAGCGGCTATTTAA
- a CDS encoding cysteine desulfurase family protein, whose protein sequence is MNKRPLYFDYAATTPVDERVIQVMVECLGFNANFGNPASSSHAFGQAARQTVEQARRQVADLVGASPEQIVWTSGATESNNLAIKGVAQARGVAGGHIITSQIEHKATLDTARQLQEAGVAVTYLVPDADGLISATAVSEALREDTFLVSLMLVNNELGTVNDIPAIGARVREHGALLHVDAAQGAGKVAIDLAEWPVDLMSFSAHKLYGPKGIGALYVGPRAQQKVLAQIHGGGHEGGLRSGTLATHQIAGMGTAFALAAQSFVEEKASIIALRQRLLDQLESVPGVRLNGSATQRIPHTLSLTFSEGEFNAAALSAGMAFSATSACNSASNAPSHVLLALGHDARSAGRTIRLSLGRFTTEQDIDQAVQLIKAALASAPAFWAV, encoded by the coding sequence ATGAATAAACGTCCGTTGTATTTCGACTACGCCGCCACCACGCCGGTGGATGAGCGGGTCATCCAAGTGATGGTCGAGTGTCTGGGCTTCAATGCCAATTTCGGTAACCCTGCGTCCAGTTCCCATGCGTTCGGCCAGGCGGCCCGGCAAACGGTTGAGCAGGCGCGGCGCCAGGTCGCCGACTTGGTCGGTGCCAGCCCTGAGCAAATCGTCTGGACCTCCGGTGCGACTGAATCCAACAACCTTGCGATCAAGGGCGTCGCCCAGGCGCGCGGCGTGGCGGGCGGGCACATCATCACCAGCCAGATCGAACACAAGGCCACGCTGGACACCGCGCGGCAGTTGCAGGAAGCCGGCGTGGCCGTGACCTATCTGGTGCCGGACGCCGACGGGTTGATCAGCGCCACGGCGGTCAGTGAAGCCTTGCGTGAAGACACCTTTCTGGTCTCGCTGATGCTGGTGAATAACGAGCTGGGCACCGTGAACGACATCCCCGCCATCGGCGCGCGGGTGCGTGAACACGGCGCGTTGCTGCATGTGGACGCGGCGCAAGGTGCGGGCAAAGTGGCAATCGACCTGGCTGAATGGCCGGTGGATTTGATGTCGTTTTCCGCGCACAAGCTGTATGGCCCCAAGGGAATCGGCGCGCTGTATGTCGGCCCGCGGGCGCAGCAGAAAGTCTTGGCGCAGATTCACGGCGGCGGCCACGAAGGCGGCTTGCGCTCCGGCACCCTGGCGACGCATCAGATTGCAGGCATGGGCACAGCGTTTGCCTTGGCGGCGCAGTCTTTTGTTGAGGAAAAGGCCAGTATCATTGCCTTGCGCCAGCGCCTGCTCGATCAGTTGGAATCAGTGCCGGGTGTGCGTCTGAATGGCAGCGCCACCCAGCGTATTCCGCATACGCTCAGCCTGACCTTCAGCGAAGGTGAGTTCAATGCCGCCGCGCTCAGCGCAGGCATGGCGTTTTCGGCGACCTCGGCGTGCAATTCGGCGAGCAATGCGCCGTCCCACGTACTTTTGGCCCTGGGCCATGACGCGCGCAGCGCCGGTCGCACCATTCGTTTGAGCCTGGGCCGGTTTACCACCGAACAGGACATCGACCAGGCCGTGCAATTGATCAAGGCCGCACTCGCCAGTGCACCGGCGTTCTGGGCCGTCTGA
- a CDS encoding SDR family oxidoreductase: MTHNKKIVLVVGAGDATGGAIAKRFAREGYVACVTRRSADKLQPLVDSIQSAGGEAHGFACDARKEDDVIALIEQIETELGPIEAFVFNIGANVPCSILEETARKYFKIWEMACFSGFLNAREVAKRMVTRNRGTILFTGATAGLRGGAGFAAFAGAKHGIRALAQSMARELGPRNIHVDHVVVDGAIDTDFIRDNFPQKYAQQDQDGILNPEHIADNYWYLHSQTRDAWTFELDLRPWNEPW, encoded by the coding sequence ATGACGCACAACAAGAAAATCGTATTGGTAGTGGGGGCCGGTGATGCCACCGGCGGCGCCATTGCCAAACGCTTCGCCCGCGAAGGTTACGTGGCCTGTGTCACCCGGCGCAGCGCCGACAAGTTGCAGCCCCTGGTCGACAGCATCCAGTCAGCAGGTGGCGAAGCCCATGGCTTTGCCTGCGATGCGCGCAAAGAAGACGACGTCATCGCCCTGATCGAACAGATCGAAACCGAGCTGGGGCCCATCGAGGCGTTCGTCTTCAACATCGGCGCCAACGTGCCGTGCAGCATCCTCGAAGAAACCGCACGCAAGTACTTCAAGATTTGGGAGATGGCGTGTTTCTCCGGTTTCCTGAATGCGCGCGAGGTGGCCAAGCGCATGGTCACCCGCAACCGCGGCACCATCCTCTTCACCGGTGCGACTGCAGGCTTGCGCGGGGGCGCGGGGTTCGCGGCATTCGCCGGGGCCAAGCATGGCATCCGCGCACTCGCGCAAAGCATGGCGCGAGAATTGGGCCCCAGGAACATTCACGTCGACCATGTGGTGGTCGATGGCGCCATCGACACCGACTTCATTCGCGACAACTTTCCGCAAAAATACGCCCAGCAAGACCAGGACGGCATCCTCAACCCCGAGCACATCGCCGACAACTATTGGTACTTGCACAGCCAGACACGCGACGCCTGGACCTTCGAACTGGACCTGCGCCCCTGGAATGAACCCTGGTAA
- the rhtA gene encoding threonine/homoserine exporter RhtA yields MTTPPRSLASALFPVGLLLIAMASIQSGASLAKSMFPIVGAQGTTTLRLIFASVIMLLLLRPWRAKLTAKSLRTVVIYGMALGGMNFLFYMSLRTVPLGIAVALEFTGPLAVAIYASRRAVDFLWIGLAIAGLLLLIPMGEASSGIDLTGAAYALGAGVCWALYILFGQKAGNDNGVQTAALGVMIAALFVAPIGIVHAGTALLTPALIPVAIGVAILSTALPYTLEMVALTRLPARTFGTLMSIEPAFGALSGLFFLQEHLSLAQWLAITCIILASVGATLTMRNESKPLVPAD; encoded by the coding sequence ATGACCACCCCACCCCGCAGCCTGGCCTCGGCATTGTTTCCCGTCGGCCTGCTGTTAATAGCCATGGCTTCCATCCAGTCCGGCGCGTCGCTGGCCAAGAGCATGTTCCCGATTGTCGGCGCTCAGGGCACAACCACCCTGCGCCTGATATTCGCCAGTGTGATCATGCTGCTTCTCTTACGCCCCTGGCGTGCCAAGCTGACCGCCAAGTCCCTGCGCACAGTCGTCATCTATGGCATGGCACTGGGCGGCATGAACTTTCTCTTCTATATGTCCTTGCGCACAGTGCCCCTGGGCATCGCAGTAGCGTTGGAATTTACCGGCCCACTCGCCGTTGCCATCTACGCTTCGCGCCGAGCGGTTGACTTTCTCTGGATCGGCCTCGCCATCGCCGGCCTTCTATTGTTGATCCCGATGGGAGAAGCCAGCAGCGGTATCGACCTGACGGGTGCCGCCTACGCCCTGGGCGCGGGTGTGTGCTGGGCGCTCTATATTCTGTTTGGACAGAAGGCCGGCAATGACAATGGCGTCCAGACTGCCGCCCTCGGCGTGATGATCGCCGCACTGTTTGTTGCACCAATCGGCATCGTCCACGCCGGCACCGCACTGCTTACGCCTGCGTTGATCCCCGTGGCCATTGGTGTTGCGATTCTCTCCACAGCCTTGCCCTACACCTTGGAAATGGTCGCGCTCACCCGCCTTCCTGCCCGCACCTTCGGCACGCTGATGAGCATCGAACCTGCTTTCGGCGCACTCTCCGGCCTGTTCTTCCTGCAGGAGCATCTGTCCTTGGCGCAATGGCTGGCCATCACCTGCATCATTCTGGCTTCCGTAGGCGCCACACTGACGATGCGCAACGAATCCAAACCGTTGGTGCCAGCGGACTGA